From Afipia carboxidovorans OM5, one genomic window encodes:
- the chrA gene encoding chromate efflux transporter produces MDQSPQQPKASAAEVFRVFLKLGLTSFGGPIAHLGYFRDELVTRRKWLSESAYADLVALCQFLPGPASSQVGFALGLTRAGWLGAFAAFLAFTLPSALILLALAMTATRLESPLALGVLHGLKIVAVAIVAQAVWGMARNLCPDKERATIAVAAVLLLAWAPGAIGMMGAILLGAIAGLVLSKGQVTTGAHLPVPVSRKAGLTAFALFAVLLIGLPLLAAQAQGWALADSFYRAGSLVFGGGHVVLPLLQAETVTPGWVSDDAFLAGYGAAQAVPGPLFTFAAWLGAVMGPAPNGVAGAAIALVSLFLPGFLILIGALPFWDRLRRTTWAQSAMQGANAAVVGILGAALYSPVFTSAIGGMPDFALALVCFVALMAWKAPPWVVVLLAAGGGAALDSVM; encoded by the coding sequence ATGGATCAAAGCCCCCAGCAGCCAAAGGCCAGCGCCGCCGAAGTTTTCCGCGTCTTCCTGAAGCTGGGGCTCACCTCCTTCGGCGGTCCGATCGCGCATCTGGGTTATTTCCGGGACGAGCTGGTGACGCGTCGAAAATGGCTGAGCGAAAGCGCTTATGCCGATCTGGTCGCGCTATGTCAGTTCCTGCCCGGCCCGGCCTCCAGCCAGGTCGGCTTTGCGCTTGGTTTGACGCGCGCGGGATGGCTCGGGGCATTTGCGGCCTTCCTCGCCTTCACCTTACCATCGGCTCTGATCCTTCTCGCGCTCGCCATGACGGCAACGCGGCTGGAAAGCCCGCTTGCCCTTGGCGTCCTGCATGGTCTCAAGATCGTCGCCGTCGCCATCGTGGCGCAGGCGGTGTGGGGCATGGCAAGAAATCTCTGCCCCGACAAGGAGCGCGCCACGATCGCGGTCGCGGCTGTGCTTCTGCTCGCGTGGGCACCGGGTGCCATCGGAATGATGGGCGCCATTCTCCTCGGCGCAATCGCCGGGTTGGTCCTCAGCAAGGGACAGGTCACGACCGGCGCGCATCTGCCGGTCCCGGTTTCGCGGAAAGCCGGACTGACGGCCTTTGCGCTGTTTGCCGTCTTACTGATTGGCCTGCCGCTCTTGGCCGCACAGGCGCAAGGATGGGCGCTGGCCGACAGCTTCTATCGTGCTGGCTCTCTGGTCTTCGGTGGTGGGCATGTCGTGCTGCCGCTCTTGCAGGCCGAAACCGTCACGCCGGGATGGGTGTCCGACGACGCCTTCCTTGCGGGCTATGGCGCGGCGCAGGCCGTGCCGGGACCGCTCTTCACCTTCGCCGCCTGGCTCGGGGCGGTCATGGGACCGGCGCCGAACGGCGTTGCCGGTGCGGCGATCGCTCTTGTCTCACTCTTCCTGCCGGGCTTCCTCATCCTGATCGGGGCGCTCCCCTTCTGGGATCGGTTGCGCCGCACGACATGGGCGCAGTCGGCCATGCAAGGCGCCAATGCCGCTGTCGTCGGCATCCTCGGCGCGGCGTTGTATTCGCCTGTCTTCACCAGCGCGATCGGCGGCATGCCGGACTTCGCGCTGGCTCTGGTTTGCTTTGTGGCACTGATGGCCTGGAAAGCCCCACCATGGGTTGTCGTATTGCTCGCAGCAGGGGGCGGAGCTGCGCTTGACTCCGTGATGTGA
- the arsC gene encoding arsenate reductase (glutaredoxin) (This arsenate reductase requires both glutathione and glutaredoxin to convert arsenate to arsenite, after which the efflux transporter formed by ArsA and ArsB can extrude the arsenite from the cell, providing resistance.), producing the protein MDVIIYHNPECGTSRNTLGLIRNSGVEPHVIEYLKTPPSRTMLEQLIARMEISVRALLREKGTPYAELGLDDPALSDAQVLDAMMAHPILINRPIVVTPEGVRLCRPSEDVLDLLPPQRGAFVKEDGERVIDEHGRRVATA; encoded by the coding sequence ATGGACGTCATCATCTACCACAACCCCGAGTGCGGCACGTCGCGCAATACGCTGGGTCTGATCCGCAATTCCGGCGTCGAGCCGCATGTCATCGAATATCTCAAGACGCCGCCGAGCCGCACGATGCTTGAGCAGCTCATCGCGCGCATGGAAATCTCCGTTCGCGCGCTGCTGCGCGAGAAGGGCACGCCTTATGCCGAGCTTGGCCTGGACGACCCGGCGCTGAGCGACGCGCAAGTTCTCGACGCCATGATGGCGCATCCCATTCTCATCAATCGTCCGATCGTAGTCACGCCGGAAGGGGTGAGGCTGTGCCGGCCGTCCGAGGACGTGCTGGACCTGCTGCCGCCGCAGCGCGGGGCATTCGTCAAGGAAGACGGCGAGCGGGTGATCGACGAACACGGCCGCCGCGTCGCGACGGCCTGA
- a CDS encoding DEAD/DEAH box helicase — protein sequence METPDELTAFLATATVDGILGRLLYRGAAWSLMREAGVLPQNAPPLGATIETDLAEHGFALLRGAMALRAQTGASDLTDKAFERAANAFEALVRNGDPEAPERGFRRTIAAAAYHLAGYSAVAYSLFNELAEDLNAAPGETAIRHLILRDLDQLRGFVRDWLGNEAHSDEQMAETLGGDEPDIDDVLSTILNTTICRALAFFDFALETGEDEPIDTARDLLATAVSLADNAENVPLWWISNLCRHLIDDLWQHALHQNLPTEPPAGTEERYPDLRRLFIGSLYARKTSEVELWPSQREAAQRSTDVTDDLVVALPTSAGKTRVAEIAALMTLSSARRVLIVTPLRALSAQTERSFRKTFAPLGFSVSSLYGASGLSVGDEDALRTREIIIATPEKLDFALRSDPSLIDDVGLIVLDEGHMIGPSEREIRYETLVQRLLRRADAAERRIVCLSAILPSGDELNDLTAWIRSDEPGEPVRSDWRPTRQRFGALTWRGKDALLRLDLDDDGPFLDKFVEEKPARGREKNPYPRKNSHLALFAAWEFAGQGKRTLIFSTQANWVESYGKQVVDLCRRGYLDSLLEDEAPIARALEVGKEWLGEDHPAVASLKAGVAIHHGRLPSPFLRELEVLLSEGVLKVIVASPTLSQGLNLNAAVLLVPALYRAGEKIKGEEFANVAGRAGRAFVDVEGLIVHVMFDKTDWRKKEWRKLVASAKARTLKSGLIQIVAEILERLSREGVLDRDDAWEYLANAREAWRSPTEEAEVAERLAAAGEYDSVPDADEDDETDEGDEEETIDEEPLSQLVERLDATVFGLIEALDADRADLPKLLDEALKGSLWARQIAHEEEEVAPLHKKVFEARAALIWKSTTPQARRGHFAMGVGLEAGLSIDTMADELAQLLDRADDAALSGDVDELADALGGLGERLLFMRPFIPDKKNALPANWKVILRAWISGDAVEKIGPQNMRAVEEAFTYRLVWALEAVRTRRMSLGWSPETVAGGAAAAVETGVPQFMMAMLIRAGLPSRRAAIAAIQDAEPIFVTPAEMRAWLESDEITAYTDAGDWPTPDTAALWARFRTEALSGGIQKWSVERYKRLLDIAAAPPAGLYRIVTDEGDGRTWLETPDYRRVAPFKKPAVDPKPSLFSGRLPGNTRLVEALRVGRGKLRWPPADARGEN from the coding sequence TTGGAGACGCCTGACGAGCTAACGGCTTTTCTCGCAACCGCGACCGTCGACGGCATTCTCGGCCGGCTGCTCTATCGTGGCGCGGCCTGGTCGCTGATGCGGGAAGCCGGCGTGTTGCCGCAGAACGCGCCGCCGTTGGGCGCGACTATTGAAACCGACCTTGCCGAACATGGTTTCGCGCTGCTTCGGGGCGCCATGGCGCTGCGCGCCCAGACCGGTGCATCGGACCTGACGGACAAGGCGTTCGAGCGGGCCGCCAACGCCTTTGAAGCCTTGGTGCGCAACGGCGATCCCGAGGCGCCGGAGCGCGGCTTTCGCCGCACCATAGCTGCCGCAGCCTATCACCTCGCGGGTTATTCGGCTGTCGCCTATTCGCTGTTCAACGAGCTGGCCGAAGATCTCAACGCCGCGCCTGGCGAAACGGCGATCCGTCACCTCATCCTGCGCGATCTCGATCAGTTGCGCGGCTTTGTTCGCGACTGGCTTGGCAATGAGGCCCACAGCGATGAGCAGATGGCCGAAACGCTGGGCGGCGACGAGCCCGATATCGACGATGTGCTGTCGACCATCCTGAATACGACGATCTGCCGAGCCTTGGCCTTTTTCGATTTCGCCCTGGAGACGGGCGAGGATGAGCCGATTGACACTGCGCGGGATCTGCTTGCCACCGCCGTCAGCCTGGCCGACAATGCCGAGAACGTCCCGCTGTGGTGGATCTCGAATCTCTGCCGCCACCTGATCGACGATCTCTGGCAGCACGCGCTGCACCAGAACCTACCGACCGAGCCGCCTGCGGGAACGGAGGAGCGATACCCCGACCTCCGGCGGCTGTTCATCGGTTCGCTGTACGCGCGCAAAACCTCCGAAGTGGAGCTATGGCCTTCTCAGCGCGAGGCCGCGCAGCGGTCGACCGATGTCACCGACGACCTGGTCGTGGCGCTCCCCACGAGCGCAGGGAAGACGCGCGTTGCGGAAATCGCCGCATTGATGACCCTGTCTTCGGCTCGCCGGGTGCTGATCGTCACCCCGCTTCGCGCCTTGTCGGCTCAGACCGAACGGTCCTTCCGCAAGACCTTCGCCCCGCTCGGATTCAGCGTTTCCTCGCTGTATGGCGCCAGCGGGCTATCGGTGGGCGACGAGGACGCGCTGCGCACCCGCGAGATCATTATTGCCACGCCGGAAAAGCTCGACTTCGCGCTGCGAAGTGATCCGTCGCTGATCGATGACGTCGGCCTGATCGTTCTCGATGAAGGTCACATGATCGGGCCAAGCGAGCGCGAGATTCGTTACGAGACACTCGTGCAACGCCTGCTGCGACGCGCGGACGCGGCCGAACGCCGGATCGTCTGTCTTTCGGCTATCCTGCCGAGCGGCGACGAACTCAACGATCTTACCGCGTGGATTCGCTCTGATGAACCCGGCGAGCCCGTGCGCTCCGACTGGCGCCCCACGCGCCAGCGTTTCGGCGCACTGACCTGGCGCGGCAAGGATGCGCTGCTTCGGCTCGACCTCGATGACGACGGTCCATTCCTCGACAAGTTTGTCGAGGAGAAGCCCGCGCGCGGCCGGGAGAAGAACCCCTATCCGCGCAAGAATTCGCATCTCGCCCTCTTCGCGGCCTGGGAATTCGCCGGCCAGGGCAAGCGCACCCTGATCTTCTCGACCCAGGCCAACTGGGTCGAAAGCTACGGCAAGCAGGTCGTTGACCTCTGCAGGCGCGGCTATCTCGATTCTTTGCTGGAGGATGAGGCGCCGATCGCGCGCGCGTTGGAGGTCGGCAAGGAATGGCTGGGTGAAGACCATCCGGCCGTCGCCAGCCTGAAGGCCGGCGTCGCCATCCATCATGGCCGCCTGCCGAGTCCGTTCCTGCGCGAGCTGGAAGTCCTTCTGTCCGAGGGCGTGCTGAAAGTCATCGTCGCTTCGCCGACGCTTTCCCAAGGGCTTAATCTCAACGCTGCGGTCCTGCTCGTACCCGCGCTCTACCGCGCTGGTGAGAAGATCAAGGGTGAGGAATTCGCCAATGTCGCGGGGCGCGCCGGGCGCGCTTTCGTCGACGTCGAAGGCCTGATCGTCCATGTCATGTTCGACAAGACCGACTGGCGAAAGAAGGAATGGAGGAAGCTGGTCGCCTCCGCCAAGGCCCGAACCCTAAAGAGCGGCCTTATCCAGATCGTCGCCGAGATCCTTGAGCGCCTGTCGCGCGAGGGCGTGCTCGACCGTGACGATGCGTGGGAATATCTAGCAAATGCCCGGGAGGCCTGGAGATCGCCGACCGAAGAGGCCGAGGTAGCCGAACGTCTGGCCGCCGCTGGCGAGTACGACTCCGTTCCCGACGCGGATGAGGATGACGAAACCGACGAGGGCGACGAAGAGGAGACCATCGACGAAGAGCCGTTGTCGCAGCTCGTCGAGCGCCTCGATGCGACCGTGTTCGGCCTGATCGAAGCGCTGGACGCCGATCGTGCCGACCTTCCAAAGTTGCTGGACGAAGCTCTCAAGGGGTCGCTCTGGGCCCGGCAAATCGCCCACGAAGAAGAGGAGGTCGCGCCCCTGCACAAGAAGGTGTTCGAGGCCCGCGCCGCGCTGATCTGGAAGTCGACCACGCCGCAGGCGCGGCGCGGACATTTCGCAATGGGGGTTGGACTTGAAGCCGGCCTTTCTATCGACACCATGGCTGATGAACTGGCCCAGCTGCTCGATCGCGCCGACGATGCGGCGCTGAGCGGCGACGTCGACGAGCTCGCCGACGCCCTTGGTGGCCTGGGAGAACGGTTGCTGTTCATGCGGCCCTTCATCCCCGACAAGAAGAACGCGCTGCCGGCCAATTGGAAAGTCATCCTGCGCGCCTGGATCTCAGGCGACGCGGTCGAGAAGATCGGACCGCAGAACATGCGGGCGGTCGAAGAGGCTTTCACCTATCGCTTGGTCTGGGCGCTGGAAGCCGTCCGCACCCGCCGCATGTCGCTCGGCTGGTCACCGGAGACGGTGGCGGGCGGCGCAGCGGCGGCGGTCGAAACCGGCGTCCCGCAGTTCATGATGGCGATGTTGATCCGGGCGGGGCTTCCGTCCCGGCGCGCGGCCATCGCGGCCATTCAGGACGCCGAGCCGATCTTCGTGACGCCCGCGGAGATGCGGGCCTGGCTCGAATCCGACGAGATTACGGCCTACACTGATGCCGGCGACTGGCCCACGCCCGACACTGCAGCGCTTTGGGCGCGCTTTCGCACCGAAGCTCTCAGCGGCGGAATCCAGAAATGGTCGGTCGAACGCTATAAGCGTCTGCTCGACATCGCGGCGGCCCCGCCCGCGGGCCTTTATCGAATCGTCACGGACGAGGGGGACGGACGAACTTGGCTCGAAACGCCTGACTACCGGCGGGTCGCGCCCTTCAAGAAGCCGGCGGTGGACCCAAAGCCCAGCCTCTTCTCAGGAAGGCTGCCGGGCAACACCAGGCTGGTCGAAGCCTTGCGCGTTGGTCGCGGAAAACTGCGGTGGCCGCCCGCTGACGCTAGAGGGGAAAATTAG
- a CDS encoding arsenate reductase ArsC, whose protein sequence is MTDRIYNVLFLCTGNSARSILAESILAKDGAGRFHAFSAGSMPKGAVNPFALKVLGSFDYPTEGFRSKSWEEFAQPGAPVMDFVFTVCDNAAGEACPVWPGQPMTAHWGIEDPAAVVGRDIEKEKAFVAAFRYMRNRISVLTALPVASLDKAALGTKLREIGRSEGATSPRPDVA, encoded by the coding sequence ATGACTGACCGCATCTACAATGTCCTGTTCCTCTGCACGGGGAATTCGGCCCGCTCGATCCTGGCCGAGAGCATTCTGGCCAAGGACGGCGCTGGTCGCTTCCATGCCTTCTCGGCCGGGAGCATGCCCAAGGGCGCGGTCAACCCGTTCGCCCTGAAGGTGCTCGGAAGCTTCGACTATCCGACCGAAGGCTTCCGCTCGAAGAGCTGGGAGGAGTTCGCCCAACCCGGCGCACCTGTCATGGATTTCGTCTTCACCGTCTGCGACAACGCCGCCGGCGAAGCCTGCCCGGTCTGGCCCGGCCAGCCGATGACCGCGCATTGGGGCATCGAAGATCCCGCTGCCGTCGTCGGACGGGACATCGAAAAGGAAAAGGCGTTCGTCGCCGCCTTCCGCTACATGCGAAACCGGATTTCCGTCTTGACGGCTCTGCCGGTGGCCAGCCTCGACAAGGCTGCGCTTGGCACCAAGCTGCGCGAGATCGGCCGCAGCGAAGGCGCAACCTCGCCGCGCCCTGACGTTGCGTGA
- the arsB gene encoding ACR3 family arsenite efflux transporter yields MSTFERYLTLWVALCIVVGIGLGHLMPSVFHAIGAAEIAKVNLPVAALIWLMIVPMLVKIDFAALGQVKEHWRGIGVTLFVNWAVKPFSMAALGWLFIGYLFRPYLPADQIDSYIAGLIILAAAPCTAMVFVWSNLTKGEPHFTLSQVALNDTIMVFAFAPVVGLLLGLSAITVPWDTLVLSVALYIVVPVIAAQILRRRLLATGGEPALKRFLDRLQPLSLVALLATLVLLFGFQGEQILAQPLVIALLAVPILIQVYFNSGLAYLLNRLTGEQHCVAGPSALIGASNFFELAVAAAISLFGFQSGAALATVVGVLIEVPVMLSVVWIVNRSKGWYERGEKPRGVAEAKR; encoded by the coding sequence ATGTCCACCTTTGAACGCTATCTCACCCTCTGGGTCGCCCTGTGCATCGTCGTGGGCATTGGCCTCGGCCATCTGATGCCGAGCGTCTTCCATGCCATCGGCGCGGCCGAGATCGCCAAGGTCAATCTGCCGGTCGCGGCGCTGATCTGGCTTATGATCGTGCCGATGCTGGTCAAGATCGACTTCGCCGCTCTCGGCCAGGTCAAGGAACACTGGCGCGGCATTGGCGTCACGCTGTTCGTCAACTGGGCGGTCAAGCCCTTCTCGATGGCGGCGCTCGGGTGGCTATTCATCGGCTATCTGTTCCGGCCCTACCTGCCGGCGGACCAGATCGACTCCTATATCGCCGGCCTCATCATCCTCGCCGCCGCGCCTTGCACGGCCATGGTCTTCGTCTGGTCGAACCTCACCAAAGGCGAGCCGCATTTCACGCTGTCGCAAGTCGCGCTCAACGACACCATCATGGTGTTCGCCTTCGCGCCCGTCGTCGGCTTGCTGCTCGGCCTGTCGGCCATCACCGTGCCATGGGACACGCTGGTCCTGTCCGTCGCGCTGTATATCGTCGTGCCGGTGATCGCCGCGCAGATACTGCGACGCCGGCTACTCGCCACTGGCGGCGAGCCGGCGCTGAAGCGCTTTCTTGACCGCCTTCAGCCACTGTCGCTGGTGGCGCTGCTCGCCACGCTCGTCCTGCTCTTCGGCTTCCAGGGCGAACAGATCCTCGCCCAGCCGCTGGTGATCGCGCTGCTCGCCGTGCCGATCCTGATCCAGGTCTATTTCAACTCCGGCCTTGCCTATCTCCTCAACCGGCTGACTGGCGAGCAGCATTGCGTCGCCGGGCCGTCGGCGCTGATCGGGGCATCTAACTTCTTCGAGCTCGCCGTCGCCGCCGCCATCAGTCTATTCGGCTTTCAGTCCGGTGCGGCGCTCGCCACCGTGGTCGGCGTGCTGATCGAGGTGCCCGTGATGCTCTCCGTCGTCTGGATCGTGAACCGCTCGAAAGGCTGGTACGAGCGCGGCGAAAAGCCCCGGGGCGTGGCTGAGGCGAAGCGCTGA
- a CDS encoding nucleotidyl transferase AbiEii/AbiGii toxin family protein has product MADPFLSLSAADRRDALGVAADRSGRPAHLLEKDVWVVWALQTVFGSALGDHLVFKGGTSLSKAYGVIQRFSEDVDLTYDIRAIAPDLVGDNGEALPATRSEEKRWSKAVRHRLPEWISGTVQPLLIDAIGAQGVSAATRVDGEKLFIDYEATSTGSGYVAPSVMLEFGARSTGEPASVRDVVCDATGLVEGVTFPAASPRVMHAERTFWEKATAIHVFCLQERLRGERFARHWHDVVRLDDAGIADAAAADRDLALAVARHKSMFFAEKAADGAPVDYEAAVNGLLRLVPSGEARTALASDYEHMVEDGLLLKDAEPFERLIERCADIADRVNRAAK; this is encoded by the coding sequence ATGGCTGATCCCTTTCTGTCCCTGTCGGCGGCGGACCGTCGTGACGCGCTGGGCGTGGCCGCCGATCGTTCAGGGCGGCCCGCCCATCTGCTCGAGAAGGACGTTTGGGTCGTCTGGGCCCTTCAAACCGTTTTCGGCTCCGCGCTCGGCGACCATCTCGTTTTCAAGGGCGGGACATCGCTTTCAAAAGCCTACGGCGTCATTCAGCGCTTCTCGGAAGATGTCGATCTGACCTACGACATCCGAGCGATCGCGCCCGATCTGGTGGGCGACAATGGCGAGGCCCTGCCGGCAACGCGCAGCGAAGAGAAGCGCTGGTCGAAAGCGGTGCGCCACCGCCTGCCGGAGTGGATTTCGGGCACGGTGCAGCCCCTGCTCATCGACGCCATTGGAGCGCAGGGCGTGTCGGCCGCGACCCGGGTCGACGGCGAGAAACTCTTCATCGACTATGAAGCGACCTCTACCGGCTCCGGTTATGTCGCGCCAAGCGTCATGCTGGAATTCGGCGCCCGCTCGACCGGCGAACCGGCCAGCGTGCGTGATGTGGTCTGCGATGCGACGGGCCTGGTCGAGGGCGTGACGTTCCCCGCGGCGTCGCCGCGCGTGATGCACGCCGAGCGGACCTTTTGGGAAAAGGCAACCGCGATCCACGTCTTCTGCTTGCAGGAACGGCTTCGCGGGGAGCGGTTCGCTCGCCATTGGCATGACGTGGTCCGCCTGGATGACGCCGGGATTGCCGACGCGGCCGCGGCTGATCGAGATCTCGCCCTGGCGGTAGCACGGCACAAAAGCATGTTCTTCGCGGAGAAGGCGGCGGACGGCGCGCCCGTCGACTATGAGGCCGCCGTCAACGGATTGTTGCGGCTCGTGCCGAGCGGCGAGGCGCGCACGGCGCTGGCCTCGGATTACGAACATATGGTGGAAGACGGGCTGCTACTTAAGGACGCCGAGCCCTTTGAGAGGCTGATCGAGCGATGCGCAGACATCGCCGACCGGGTAAATCGCGCAGCAAAATAA
- a CDS encoding HamA C-terminal domain-containing protein, translating to MGLYERWCESTKEKDKRKHYWTYVEKDGGRDEISGDLAETIRSHYDRLERIAEDVERLGYTVAAKILSEAMPQTAKGRSGDLGEILATELVEEDIGLRVPVRRLRYKDGRNMAMRGDDFIGAGYGGKDEKLWLLKGEAKSNKKLGKSTVNSARKVLDRDSGRCTPDSLLFVANRLLESNDPAENALGRDLRDEVGVKSLRADRIDHMLFTVSGNGPHASLREDLDAAGTNRDHYVVNIHVEDHQDFIAAMYQGAEDLGDA from the coding sequence ATGGGGCTGTATGAGCGGTGGTGCGAATCCACCAAGGAAAAAGACAAGCGCAAACACTACTGGACCTATGTCGAGAAGGATGGCGGCCGCGACGAGATCAGCGGCGACCTCGCCGAGACCATTCGTTCCCACTATGATCGTCTCGAGCGTATCGCCGAGGATGTCGAGCGCCTCGGCTACACGGTTGCCGCCAAGATTCTGAGCGAGGCGATGCCTCAGACGGCCAAGGGCCGCTCCGGAGACCTGGGGGAGATTCTCGCGACCGAGCTGGTGGAGGAAGATATCGGCCTGCGCGTCCCCGTGCGCCGGCTTCGCTACAAGGACGGCCGCAACATGGCCATGCGCGGCGATGATTTCATCGGCGCCGGCTATGGCGGCAAGGACGAGAAATTGTGGCTTCTGAAGGGGGAAGCCAAGAGCAACAAGAAGCTCGGGAAATCCACGGTGAACAGCGCCCGCAAGGTGCTCGACCGCGACAGTGGCCGCTGCACGCCGGACTCGCTGCTGTTCGTCGCCAACCGCCTGCTCGAGAGCAATGATCCCGCCGAAAACGCGTTGGGCCGTGATCTTCGCGACGAGGTGGGCGTGAAGTCGCTGCGCGCCGATCGCATCGACCACATGCTTTTCACCGTGTCGGGCAACGGCCCCCATGCCTCGCTGAGGGAAGACCTCGACGCTGCCGGGACCAATCGGGACCACTACGTCGTGAACATCCACGTCGAAGACCACCAGGACTTCATCGCGGCCATGTACCAGGGGGCGGAAGACCTTGGAGACGCCTGA
- a CDS encoding ArsR/SmtB family transcription factor, protein MESDAAILAFAALAQPTRLDVFRLLAEHEPDGLAAGDIARRLDVPHNTMSTHLATLTRAGLIEAERHSRSIIYRARLEAVHALTSFLVKDCCGGRPQICAPLIADLSPCCPPQILADKEAAHD, encoded by the coding sequence ATGGAATCAGATGCCGCCATCCTTGCGTTCGCCGCGCTCGCGCAACCGACCCGCCTCGACGTGTTCCGCCTGCTGGCGGAGCACGAACCGGACGGATTAGCTGCAGGCGACATCGCCCGCCGGTTGGACGTCCCGCACAACACCATGTCGACGCATCTTGCGACGCTGACGCGCGCCGGCCTGATCGAGGCCGAGCGGCACAGCCGCTCGATCATCTATCGGGCAAGGCTCGAGGCTGTGCATGCGCTCACCAGCTTCCTCGTCAAGGACTGCTGCGGCGGCCGCCCCCAGATCTGCGCGCCGCTGATCGCCGATCTGTCCCCCTGCTGCCCACCGCAAATCCTCGCCGACAAGGAGGCCGCCCATGACTGA
- a CDS encoding competence protein CoiA, protein MLYACVGDQKRAPLAKGERTTCRDCGGLLTAVMPVENTPHWRHKAGDCDPWSEPEGPWHLGWKELFDMSCREIALRDPMTGELHRADVLVGSGTSRATVLELQHSSISEDERNAREAFYRQGHRMFWLVHIHSESSFLGTYFSMSLDFGSRVVNLDGKEFAVMRWMGPSKQFIEKWKRASAHVFFNAGPYIFYLAGQGVASRLGGPFRRGEFALCALSRDEFLRAVRWEDSATPQ, encoded by the coding sequence ATGCTCTATGCTTGCGTCGGTGATCAGAAGCGTGCGCCGCTCGCCAAGGGCGAGCGCACCACCTGCCGTGACTGCGGCGGTCTGCTGACCGCGGTGATGCCCGTCGAAAACACGCCCCACTGGCGGCACAAGGCCGGAGACTGCGATCCGTGGAGCGAGCCTGAAGGGCCTTGGCACCTCGGCTGGAAAGAACTTTTCGATATGTCGTGCCGCGAGATCGCCCTGCGCGATCCGATGACCGGCGAACTGCATCGCGCCGATGTGCTGGTCGGCAGCGGCACCTCTCGCGCGACCGTGCTCGAGTTGCAGCATTCCTCGATCAGTGAGGACGAACGCAACGCGCGCGAGGCCTTCTATCGGCAAGGGCATCGGATGTTTTGGCTGGTCCACATCCACAGCGAAAGCTCCTTTCTCGGAACCTACTTCAGCATGTCGCTCGATTTCGGCTCGCGCGTCGTAAACCTCGACGGCAAGGAATTCGCGGTCATGCGCTGGATGGGACCGAGCAAACAGTTCATCGAGAAGTGGAAGCGCGCAAGCGCCCACGTCTTCTTCAATGCAGGTCCCTACATCTTTTACCTCGCCGGTCAGGGCGTCGCCTCTCGGTTGGGCGGCCCTTTCCGGCGTGGTGAGTTTGCTCTCTGTGCATTGTCGCGTGACGAGTTTCTGCGGGCCGTTCGGTGGGAGGACAGCGCGACGCCTCAGTGA
- the arsH gene encoding arsenical resistance protein ArsH: MLRDLSNVDGACLDVPTIDRLRAAPSTHPPRILLLYGSLRERSYSRFLTLEAERLLKHFGAETRIFDPHGLPLPDGADVNHPKVKELRELSLWSEGQVWTSPERHGAMSGVMKAQIDWIPLSVGAVRPTQGRTLAVMQVSGGSQSFNAVNQMRVLGRWMRMVTIPNQSSVAKAFQEFDEAGRMKPSSYYDRVVDVMEELVKFTLLTRDVSSYLTDRYSERKESGEALMRRVNLTAAT; encoded by the coding sequence ATGCTGCGCGATCTTTCCAACGTCGATGGTGCATGCCTGGACGTGCCGACAATCGACCGTCTTCGGGCAGCGCCCTCGACCCATCCGCCGCGCATCCTCCTGCTCTACGGCTCGCTGCGCGAGCGCTCCTACAGCCGGTTTCTCACCCTGGAGGCAGAGCGCCTGCTGAAACACTTCGGCGCGGAAACGCGCATCTTCGACCCGCATGGCCTGCCGTTGCCGGACGGCGCCGACGTCAACCATCCGAAGGTCAAGGAATTGCGGGAACTCTCGCTCTGGTCAGAAGGTCAGGTCTGGACGAGTCCGGAACGGCACGGCGCGATGAGCGGGGTGATGAAGGCGCAGATCGATTGGATTCCGCTCTCGGTCGGTGCAGTGCGGCCGACCCAAGGGCGCACGCTCGCCGTCATGCAGGTGTCCGGAGGCTCGCAAAGCTTTAATGCCGTCAATCAGATGCGGGTGCTGGGCCGCTGGATGCGCATGGTGACGATCCCCAACCAGTCCTCCGTCGCCAAAGCCTTTCAGGAGTTCGACGAAGCAGGTCGGATGAAACCGTCATCCTATTATGATCGGGTGGTCGACGTGATGGAGGAACTGGTGAAGTTCACGCTGCTGACACGCGATGTCTCTTCCTACCTGACCGACCGCTATTCCGAGCGCAAGGAGAGCGGTGAGGCTCTGATGCGGCGGGTCAATCTGACGGCAGCGACCTGA